The Vibrio nitrifigilis genome window below encodes:
- the metR gene encoding HTH-type transcriptional regulator MetR — translation MIELKHLRTLVSLRDTGSLTSTATALHLTQSALSHQIKDLESRIGGQLFLRKTRPVKFTSEGEILLHLADEVLPKLAKAENELAGLKEDINGRLHMAIECHSCFQWLMPALREYQVAWPSVTLDFSSGFGFEPLPALLAGELDLLITSDILPRSEVHYEPLFDFEMRLVTATTHPLAEKEFITPEDLASQTMLTYPVQKQRLDVVKHFLQPAGIEPARWKQADNTLMLVQMVSAGLGVAALPNWAISEFSRQGLITSKPLGKGLWRRLFAATRNSEKDKRYLQAFFSTARQQCKSHLEGIKIA, via the coding sequence ATGATAGAGCTCAAACATTTACGCACTCTAGTTTCGTTGCGCGATACGGGGTCATTGACTTCCACCGCTACTGCATTGCATCTCACTCAATCAGCCCTATCACATCAAATTAAAGATTTGGAGTCGCGGATAGGTGGCCAATTGTTTTTGCGTAAAACTCGGCCAGTTAAATTTACTTCAGAAGGTGAGATTCTGTTGCATCTAGCCGATGAAGTTTTACCCAAGTTGGCAAAAGCAGAGAATGAATTAGCGGGTCTAAAAGAAGATATTAATGGGCGCTTGCACATGGCTATTGAGTGTCACTCTTGCTTCCAATGGCTCATGCCTGCGCTGAGAGAATATCAAGTGGCATGGCCTTCTGTTACCCTCGATTTTTCTTCAGGTTTTGGATTTGAACCACTTCCGGCACTTCTTGCCGGTGAGCTTGATTTATTAATTACTTCAGATATTTTGCCTCGCTCAGAGGTTCATTATGAACCATTGTTTGATTTTGAAATGCGCTTGGTGACTGCAACTACCCATCCTTTAGCGGAGAAAGAGTTTATCACTCCAGAGGATTTAGCCAGCCAAACGATGTTGACTTACCCGGTCCAAAAGCAGCGCTTAGATGTTGTGAAACACTTTTTGCAACCGGCAGGTATCGAACCCGCTCGTTGGAAACAAGCAGATAACACATTAATGCTGGTGCAAATGGTGTCAGCTGGATTAGGCGTTGCTGCCCTACCAAACTGGGCTATCAGTGAATTTTCACGCCAAGGTTTAATTACAAGTAAACCTCTCGGTAAAGGGTTGTGGCGACGCTTGTTTGCCGCCACACGCAATAGCGAAAAAGATAAACGCTACCTTCAAGCGTTCTTCTCTACCGCTCGTCAACAATGTAAGAGCCACCTTGAAGGGATCAAGATCGCTTAA
- a CDS encoding M16 family metallopeptidase, translated as MQRQFALFWIITLGLLYSISAQSTPLKQDAHWVHGQLDNGMKYHFYRTTKQPKVSLRLLMHVGARNETVAQWGTAHFIEHMSFNGSKHFSPNEIYQFISNIGGQFGNDLNAYTNYDRTVYQLDLPNKKSLQQALYWMRDIGDGLTLNQTEINKEKGVILGERRTQEANSTIINHWYHTLATNERDTHPILGYNANISSMNHQRLSAFYSTWYQPQKAELIVVGDITPKDLAQRVQSTFSSWQSHPTPNIPPTPQLTLNDAILQSQREDDEGLYLQYSYLDKGITSVEIRNEYFMQMLLNNLISDRFDTLAGQSEELNRKLSQDTVSFMTRTIKLLEINTDSSERGIQLRTDFLQNIASLRDKGVTQVELADELAFWQKDIENYKSEKKKDTNVDIAENAVDTLMYADTFTDPDQFLTLKKQFISQLTLAKVNQALYQRLAITPQILDLVAPTVDLKTEQTRLINYHQILNQHGTESHFSQQKFMPKTPETAGQIVESHTINADSSLPIQHWILSNGLNVYYYQSHNPDDQSIHLKLIGLGGNASLTSEQKKYAPTYPAIFANAHPKGASRKAFYDYLDKNDVTFSFHVLETSQSLNITATRKHLRPSFVALREMMSNLQFSSAEIQAQMDSMLIWQRSFLQNPGIQLIVNSRKLITDSTKSFLIFPMQENVAPNKNLVKTVFNQLYGTNKANNLVIVANQPSASLKPLLEKYLANIPLNHSPQGDYKMHIKPNAPHINIWHIAHQKSTQSLHVNIAPQLSWTIKDQIIDSMLHDIIVDRMNNHIREELGLDYSPYLDEAHYPGAPYLVSMYSATIEAENTQAIKTAMQDVIVSLNNITDEELETARAQTRNESIIKKNDENSVYCGYIADTLVNRQSIERLKDINSIIDSISKDDLIQLASLRYKKQSNQYQFYSSH; from the coding sequence ATGCAACGTCAATTTGCTCTCTTCTGGATTATCACCCTTGGCCTACTTTATTCTATTTCGGCACAATCTACTCCCCTAAAACAAGATGCCCATTGGGTGCATGGACAACTTGATAACGGAATGAAATATCATTTCTATCGCACGACAAAACAGCCAAAAGTGTCACTTCGCTTATTAATGCATGTGGGGGCAAGAAATGAAACCGTCGCCCAATGGGGTACAGCTCACTTTATCGAACACATGTCATTTAATGGCAGTAAACACTTTTCGCCCAATGAAATCTATCAATTTATTAGTAATATAGGGGGGCAATTTGGTAATGACCTCAACGCCTATACCAATTATGACCGCACCGTATACCAGCTCGACTTGCCCAATAAAAAATCACTCCAACAAGCATTGTATTGGATGCGTGATATTGGCGATGGATTAACGTTAAACCAAACTGAGATAAACAAAGAAAAAGGTGTCATTTTGGGGGAAAGGCGTACACAAGAAGCCAATTCAACCATTATTAATCACTGGTATCATACGTTAGCCACTAATGAGAGAGACACTCACCCGATTCTTGGCTATAACGCCAATATTTCATCCATGAATCACCAACGGCTCTCTGCTTTCTATTCAACTTGGTATCAACCACAGAAAGCTGAGTTAATAGTGGTTGGGGATATTACTCCAAAAGATTTAGCACAACGTGTTCAATCCACGTTTTCTTCTTGGCAATCACATCCAACCCCTAACATTCCGCCCACCCCTCAACTCACTCTAAATGACGCAATATTGCAATCTCAGCGTGAAGACGACGAAGGCCTCTATTTGCAATATTCTTATTTGGATAAAGGAATAACCTCGGTCGAGATTCGTAACGAGTACTTTATGCAGATGCTGCTCAATAACCTCATTAGCGACCGTTTCGACACTTTGGCAGGTCAATCGGAGGAACTCAATCGGAAACTATCACAAGACACAGTAAGTTTTATGACTCGAACCATTAAGCTTCTAGAAATTAATACTGATAGCTCTGAGCGAGGCATCCAATTAAGGACAGATTTCTTACAAAATATTGCCTCATTGCGTGATAAGGGAGTAACACAAGTAGAGTTGGCAGATGAACTAGCATTCTGGCAAAAAGACATTGAAAACTATAAATCTGAGAAGAAAAAAGACACAAATGTCGATATTGCTGAGAATGCAGTCGACACACTGATGTATGCGGACACGTTTACCGACCCAGATCAATTTCTGACCCTGAAAAAACAATTCATCAGCCAATTAACCTTAGCTAAAGTCAATCAAGCGCTATATCAAAGATTAGCGATAACACCTCAAATACTGGACCTTGTTGCCCCCACCGTAGACCTAAAAACAGAACAAACAAGGCTCATTAATTATCATCAAATACTAAACCAACACGGTACAGAATCTCACTTTTCTCAACAGAAATTCATGCCCAAGACACCAGAAACAGCTGGGCAAATTGTCGAGAGTCACACAATCAATGCCGATAGCTCTTTACCTATCCAGCATTGGATATTGAGCAATGGCCTCAATGTTTACTATTACCAAAGTCATAACCCAGATGATCAATCGATTCACTTAAAGTTGATTGGCTTAGGCGGAAATGCATCGCTCACCTCAGAACAAAAAAAATATGCCCCAACGTATCCTGCGATATTCGCCAATGCACACCCAAAAGGCGCATCACGTAAAGCATTTTATGATTATCTAGACAAAAATGATGTCACATTTAGTTTTCACGTATTAGAAACATCGCAATCACTGAATATAACAGCGACTCGCAAACACCTGAGACCAAGTTTTGTGGCATTAAGAGAAATGATGAGTAATTTGCAATTCTCTTCTGCAGAAATACAAGCTCAAATGGACAGTATGCTGATATGGCAACGATCATTTCTCCAAAACCCAGGTATTCAATTAATCGTTAATTCGAGAAAACTCATCACAGACTCAACCAAAAGCTTTCTGATATTCCCAATGCAAGAGAATGTCGCACCCAATAAGAATCTGGTTAAAACTGTGTTCAATCAGCTTTATGGGACGAATAAAGCCAACAATCTTGTCATCGTAGCGAACCAGCCAAGTGCATCATTAAAACCTTTATTAGAGAAATACCTAGCCAATATTCCTTTGAATCATTCACCGCAAGGGGATTATAAAATGCACATCAAACCTAATGCGCCACATATAAACATCTGGCACATCGCTCATCAAAAATCGACTCAATCGCTTCATGTCAACATTGCTCCCCAATTGAGTTGGACCATAAAAGACCAAATTATTGATTCCATGCTGCATGATATTATTGTCGACCGAATGAACAATCATATTCGCGAAGAGCTTGGGTTAGATTATTCTCCATATTTGGATGAAGCACATTATCCTGGAGCGCCTTATCTAGTCAGTATGTATAGTGCGACAATTGAAGCAGAAAACACCCAAGCTATTAAAACAGCCATGCAAGATGTGATTGTTAGTTTAAATAACATTACTGATGAAGAGCTAGAAACAGCTCGTGCTCAAACTAGAAATGAGTCCATCATTAAAAAGAATGATGAAAATTCAGTCTATTGTGGTTACATTGCCGATACATTAGTCAATCGACAATCAATCGAACGACTCAAAGATATCAACTCAATAATTGACTCAATTTCGAAAGATGACCTAATTCAACTCGCTTCTTTACGCTATAAAAAACAATCTAACCAATATCAATTTTATTCTAGTCATTAA
- a CDS encoding autotransporter outer membrane beta-barrel domain-containing protein codes for MRKTMIAAMLLLVSSYSMAETDPDSSASMSNFSYDYIEARIGVSPVTYGAGFSMSIHPNAHFVGRIDSKFDGDFDSATGLGFHAPINNWSDLTGAMLLRVQDKKHQNSADAGMELNLGIRQWLGPQLEVGGNAGYVSIDDKDDWTGSVYARFHSTELFSLGAEMRFNDFYDDQLMFTARFKY; via the coding sequence ATGCGTAAAACAATGATTGCAGCGATGCTGCTTTTGGTTTCAAGCTATTCAATGGCCGAAACAGATCCTGATAGCTCAGCTTCAATGAGCAACTTCAGCTACGACTATATCGAAGCAAGAATTGGTGTCAGCCCTGTGACCTATGGTGCAGGCTTTAGTATGTCTATCCACCCCAATGCCCATTTTGTCGGTCGTATTGATTCAAAATTTGATGGGGACTTCGATAGTGCGACAGGTCTCGGTTTTCATGCACCAATCAACAACTGGTCTGATTTAACTGGTGCAATGTTGTTACGTGTCCAAGATAAAAAACACCAAAATAGCGCCGACGCAGGTATGGAGCTTAACCTTGGTATACGCCAATGGCTTGGTCCACAACTTGAAGTAGGTGGTAACGCGGGCTACGTATCTATCGACGATAAAGATGATTGGACAGGGTCTGTATACGCTCGCTTCCATTCAACAGAGCTATTTTCTCTGGGAGCTGAAATGCGTTTCAACGACTTCTATGATGATCAACTAATGTTTACCGCACGCTTTAAATACTAA
- a CDS encoding YgiQ family radical SAM protein — MKAIKKIFEYNKYWAECYGIAPFLPTTRQEMDELGWDSCDVIIVTGDAYVDHPSFGMAIIGRLLEAQGFRVGIISQPEWQNKDDFMSLGKPNLFFGITAGNMDSMINRYTSDKKLRHDDAYTPNNEGGKRPDRATLVYSQRCREAYKDVPIVLGGIEASLRRVAHYDYWSDKVRRSILMDAKADILLFGNAERALVEVAHRIAAGESMAEMTNIRGTAVNLSEVPEGFTVIDSSRIDKPGKPFVPQNPYAVEEQCETNSKNKQEEEAAKPITIRPSRHDAETTAIRLPSYEKLVNDRILYAHASRVLHLETNPYSGRALIQSHANRELWVNQAPIPLSTEEMDYVFDLYYARVPHPRYGKAKIPAYDMIKTSVNIMRGCFGGCSFCSITEHEGRIIQNRSQESILHELEEIRDKVPGFTGTISDLGGPTANMYRLGCSDPKAEANCRRPSCVFPGICHKLNTDHKHTIDLYRAARNVDGIKKILIASGVRYDLAIESPEYVKELVTHHVGGYLKIAPEHTEKGPLDLMMKPGMGTYDRFKELFEKYSKEAGKKQYLIPYFISAHPGTEDEDMLNLALWLKQNNFECDQVQNFYPSPMCNATAMYHSEVNPLRRVKYKKREDIAVPKGTRQRRLHKALLRYHDPVNWPIIREALIEMGKKHLIGDKPGCLVPAEDNDKTTPAQRRRSGRHGANRFATKHTKSQPGYEPLRGESKRNGETRNSNGGKNSGGQKSRSRNQNSNGQRPPASKGKASNRSRSRA; from the coding sequence ATGAAAGCAATAAAAAAAATCTTTGAGTACAACAAATACTGGGCCGAATGCTACGGTATTGCGCCCTTCTTACCCACTACGCGCCAAGAAATGGATGAGCTAGGTTGGGATAGTTGTGACGTTATTATTGTTACGGGTGACGCTTATGTCGATCACCCTAGTTTTGGCATGGCTATTATTGGCCGCTTACTTGAGGCTCAAGGATTTCGCGTTGGTATTATCAGCCAACCAGAGTGGCAAAACAAAGATGACTTCATGTCATTAGGTAAACCCAATCTGTTTTTTGGTATCACTGCGGGCAATATGGATTCCATGATTAACCGCTATACCTCCGATAAAAAACTCCGTCATGACGATGCGTACACCCCCAATAATGAAGGTGGGAAAAGACCAGACCGCGCAACACTGGTGTACTCGCAACGTTGCCGGGAAGCATATAAAGACGTACCTATCGTGCTTGGTGGTATTGAAGCAAGTTTGCGTCGCGTGGCCCACTATGATTACTGGTCAGATAAAGTGCGTCGTTCCATTTTAATGGACGCCAAAGCCGATATTCTTCTGTTTGGTAATGCAGAACGCGCATTAGTTGAAGTCGCTCACCGTATTGCTGCGGGTGAAAGCATGGCGGAAATGACCAACATCCGTGGTACCGCTGTTAACCTGTCTGAAGTACCAGAAGGATTTACGGTGATCGATTCGTCTCGTATCGATAAACCTGGCAAACCTTTTGTGCCACAAAACCCTTACGCGGTTGAAGAACAATGTGAAACCAACAGCAAAAATAAGCAAGAGGAAGAAGCGGCAAAACCGATTACCATTCGCCCTTCTCGCCATGACGCGGAAACTACCGCAATTCGTTTGCCATCCTATGAAAAGTTGGTCAATGACCGTATTTTGTATGCACACGCTAGCCGCGTATTGCATTTAGAAACAAACCCATATTCAGGCCGAGCATTAATTCAAAGTCACGCAAACAGAGAATTGTGGGTCAATCAAGCCCCTATTCCATTGAGTACCGAAGAAATGGATTATGTGTTTGATCTTTACTATGCGCGCGTCCCTCATCCGAGATACGGTAAGGCTAAAATCCCTGCATACGATATGATCAAAACCTCAGTCAACATTATGCGTGGTTGCTTTGGTGGGTGCTCATTCTGTTCAATTACCGAGCATGAAGGTCGTATTATTCAGAACCGTTCACAAGAATCAATCTTGCATGAACTTGAAGAGATTCGCGATAAAGTGCCGGGGTTCACAGGGACAATTTCCGATCTTGGCGGACCGACAGCAAACATGTATCGCCTTGGTTGTTCTGATCCTAAAGCAGAAGCGAACTGTCGCCGACCATCATGTGTCTTCCCAGGTATTTGTCACAAACTAAATACTGACCATAAACACACTATCGATCTGTATCGAGCTGCACGTAATGTGGACGGAATTAAGAAAATTTTGATCGCTTCCGGTGTCCGTTATGACTTAGCGATAGAATCACCAGAGTACGTCAAAGAGCTTGTCACACACCATGTGGGCGGTTACCTAAAAATTGCACCAGAACATACCGAAAAAGGTCCTTTGGATCTGATGATGAAACCGGGTATGGGCACTTACGATCGCTTTAAAGAGCTATTTGAGAAATACAGTAAAGAAGCGGGCAAAAAGCAATATTTGATCCCTTACTTCATTTCAGCTCACCCGGGTACTGAAGATGAAGACATGCTTAATCTGGCTTTATGGTTAAAACAAAACAACTTTGAATGTGACCAAGTACAGAACTTCTACCCATCTCCGATGTGTAATGCGACAGCTATGTACCATTCAGAAGTGAACCCATTACGCCGTGTGAAATATAAGAAACGCGAAGATATTGCAGTACCTAAAGGCACTCGTCAGCGTCGCTTACATAAGGCTTTGCTGCGCTATCACGATCCGGTGAACTGGCCAATTATTCGCGAAGCATTAATCGAGATGGGCAAAAAGCATCTTATCGGTGATAAGCCGGGATGTTTGGTACCCGCTGAAGATAACGATAAAACCACGCCAGCACAACGTCGCCGTTCAGGCCGTCATGGTGCAAACCGCTTTGCGACCAAACATACTAAAAGCCAACCGGGGTATGAACCTTTGCGAGGTGAATCCAAACGTAATGGTGAAACTCGCAACAGCAACGGTGGTAAAAACAGCGGCGGTCAAAAGTCTCGTTCTCGTAATCAGAACAGTAATGGCCAACGTCCACCAGCAAGTAAAGGAAAAGCATCAAATCGATCTCGCTCTCGAGCCTAG
- a CDS encoding TfoX/Sxy family DNA transformation protein, with protein MIRKHFYKLATQYGSLQTRSMFGGTGIFHDNVMYALVRDGAVYLRSFDNLEPRFIELGCCKFQHVKKTTVATVNYYNVTEFIMAPSPITHELIEASIAGALADDKRRRCQSNRRLRDLPNLQLTIERMVKKAGISDVTTLMEVGAANAFSKVCNIYGRDVDVKLLWKLAGAVDGVHWELIQEPKRQQLLDECRSFGYVAI; from the coding sequence ATGATTCGTAAACATTTTTACAAATTGGCTACTCAGTATGGATCGCTTCAAACTCGTTCAATGTTTGGTGGTACGGGTATATTTCATGACAACGTTATGTACGCACTGGTTCGTGATGGTGCCGTCTACTTGCGTAGTTTTGATAATCTTGAACCGCGCTTTATCGAACTGGGTTGTTGTAAGTTTCAGCATGTTAAAAAAACGACGGTAGCAACTGTTAACTATTATAACGTGACTGAGTTCATTATGGCACCAAGCCCGATCACTCATGAACTGATTGAAGCTTCTATTGCGGGTGCTTTAGCAGATGATAAACGTCGCCGTTGTCAATCTAATCGCCGTTTGCGTGATTTACCTAATCTGCAGTTAACGATTGAACGTATGGTGAAAAAGGCAGGCATATCTGATGTCACAACATTGATGGAAGTCGGTGCTGCGAATGCCTTTTCAAAGGTGTGCAATATTTATGGTCGAGATGTTGATGTAAAACTGCTTTGGAAATTAGCAGGGGCTGTTGATGGAGTACACTGGGAGTTAATTCAAGAGCCGAAAAGGCAGCAGCTTCTCGATGAATGCCGTTCGTTCGGTTATGTCGCTATCTAA
- the serC gene encoding 3-phosphoserine/phosphohydroxythreonine transaminase: MEPNQDTVYNFSAGPAILPKPVMEKAQSEFLNWHDLGSSVMEISHRSKQFVQVAKEAEQDLRDLLNIPDNYKVLFCQGGARAQFAAVPLNLLGDSKKATYIDGGYWAMSAVKEAQKYCEIDLFDAKVEKDGKTAILPASEWKIAADAAYVHYCPNETIGGVEINDIPVTDKPIVADMSSNILSKEIDVSKFGVIYAGAQKNIGPAGICIAIVRDDLLELANEVLPSVLNYKVLAEGESMFNTPPTFAWYLSGQVFKWLKSQGGVKAIEAANRAKADLLYSAIDNSPFYINNIHADNRSRMNIPFQLVKPELDATFLELAEAKGLTSLKGHRVVGGMRASIYNAMGIDGVQALVDFMKEFEAKYA; the protein is encoded by the coding sequence ATGGAGCCTAATCAGGACACCGTTTATAACTTTAGTGCAGGACCAGCTATTTTACCGAAACCGGTAATGGAGAAAGCACAGTCTGAATTTCTTAATTGGCATGATTTGGGTTCGTCGGTAATGGAAATCAGTCACCGCAGCAAGCAGTTTGTGCAGGTGGCTAAAGAAGCAGAACAAGATCTTCGTGACCTGCTTAATATCCCAGACAACTACAAAGTTCTATTTTGCCAAGGTGGTGCTCGTGCTCAATTTGCTGCTGTTCCGCTAAACCTGCTAGGCGACTCCAAAAAAGCCACCTATATTGATGGCGGTTATTGGGCAATGAGTGCAGTAAAAGAAGCACAAAAATATTGTGAGATTGATCTGTTCGATGCCAAAGTAGAAAAAGACGGTAAAACCGCAATTCTGCCTGCTAGCGAATGGAAAATTGCTGCTGATGCTGCTTATGTTCATTACTGCCCAAATGAAACTATTGGTGGCGTCGAAATTAACGATATTCCTGTAACCGATAAGCCTATCGTTGCGGATATGTCCTCTAACATCCTTTCAAAAGAAATTGATGTTAGCAAATTTGGTGTGATTTACGCCGGTGCGCAAAAAAATATTGGTCCAGCTGGTATTTGTATCGCGATTGTTCGTGATGATTTACTTGAATTGGCTAATGAAGTACTACCAAGTGTATTAAATTACAAAGTATTAGCTGAAGGCGAGTCAATGTTTAACACGCCACCAACCTTTGCTTGGTATCTATCTGGCCAAGTGTTTAAATGGCTAAAAAGTCAGGGTGGTGTAAAAGCGATTGAAGCAGCAAACCGTGCCAAAGCGGATTTACTTTACAGTGCGATCGATAACTCGCCGTTCTACATCAATAACATTCATGCGGATAACCGTTCTCGTATGAATATTCCTTTCCAATTAGTAAAACCTGAACTCGATGCTACATTCCTTGAATTAGCAGAAGCGAAAGGTTTGACTTCATTGAAAGGACACCGTGTTGTTGGTGGTATGCGTGCTTCTATCTACAACGCAATGGGAATTGATGGTGTACAAGCTCTCGTTGATTTCATGAAAGAGTTTGAGGCGAAATACGCTTAA
- a CDS encoding DUF945 family protein: protein MNSLKKYGAIGGAVVIVACWPLAVGQIGQYVIKDGLKHLSNDKVAVTLLDYQRGYLSSDVKTKVTILDSKTKKMLADDKLPTEFVLTSHVRHGVISLSSSTTLPDYPQLPLNLDTTTQLNGNTDFNLTLQQWHYQSEGEDKFTVTVPSFYMKGLVTKLGEINFESKTPSVAIDFSNDAQITVTDIAMKGEGKQTSGFWVGNQEVSVGEVVTKGDKVAAKSQEEKDKWKKAAPEIHEFTAQLSGFNYRFESYFNDDSSRVTLHHQASLAAFKSDDWQAKNIDLDVTFDGLDRASFKQLSDFYQNHPQVSQQDIGKMLPYVDKLASRGLTINIAKLDAGIGKGRFTTQINLSLPDSKQDNVLNNPMALLSTLDGRIGSTVTKTLASEYPMIGKTADHLVSSKLATENDKGYAMKAVIKDGNIEFDNGEKVPLVSLFMLGLGGLQ from the coding sequence ATGAATAGCTTAAAGAAGTATGGCGCAATTGGTGGTGCAGTAGTGATAGTGGCGTGTTGGCCACTCGCTGTCGGCCAAATTGGCCAATACGTTATCAAAGATGGATTAAAACACCTTAGTAACGATAAAGTTGCTGTGACGCTGTTGGATTACCAACGAGGATATTTGTCGTCTGATGTAAAAACGAAGGTAACGATATTAGATTCTAAGACGAAAAAGATGTTAGCAGACGATAAGTTACCGACAGAATTCGTGCTTACCAGCCATGTTCGTCATGGTGTGATTAGCTTATCTTCATCAACCACGTTGCCTGATTATCCTCAGTTGCCGTTGAATTTGGATACGACCACACAATTAAATGGTAATACTGATTTCAATTTAACCTTACAGCAATGGCATTATCAAAGCGAAGGTGAGGACAAATTCACTGTTACTGTGCCTTCTTTTTATATGAAAGGCCTAGTGACAAAACTTGGCGAGATCAATTTTGAATCCAAAACACCATCGGTGGCGATTGATTTCTCCAATGATGCGCAGATTACCGTAACCGATATTGCGATGAAGGGAGAAGGTAAACAGACATCTGGTTTTTGGGTTGGTAATCAAGAGGTTTCCGTTGGTGAAGTTGTGACTAAAGGTGATAAAGTTGCGGCGAAATCTCAAGAAGAAAAAGACAAATGGAAAAAAGCAGCACCAGAAATCCATGAGTTTACCGCGCAACTGTCTGGTTTTAACTATCGTTTTGAGTCTTACTTTAACGATGATTCAAGCCGAGTCACATTGCACCATCAGGCGTCATTAGCAGCGTTTAAATCTGATGATTGGCAGGCGAAGAATATTGATTTAGATGTGACTTTTGATGGCTTGGATCGCGCATCCTTTAAACAGTTGTCGGATTTTTATCAAAATCATCCGCAAGTTTCTCAGCAAGATATCGGCAAGATGTTGCCGTACGTGGATAAATTGGCAAGTCGTGGGTTAACGATAAACATTGCCAAGTTAGATGCAGGTATCGGTAAAGGTAGATTCACGACACAAATTAATCTTTCTCTACCTGATTCCAAACAGGATAACGTGTTGAATAATCCAATGGCATTGTTATCAACACTTGATGGACGTATTGGCTCTACGGTGACCAAAACCCTTGCTAGCGAATATCCAATGATTGGTAAAACTGCGGATCATTTAGTATCAAGTAAACTAGCGACCGAGAATGATAAAGGGTATGCGATGAAAGCCGTCATTAAAGACGGTAATATCGAGTTTGATAATGGAGAAAAGGTGCCTCTTGTTAGCTTATTCATGCTTGGGCTTGGAGGGCTGCAGTAA
- a CDS encoding DUF4250 domain-containing protein, producing MELSNVNQFDPHILLGIINEKLRLECHSLDDLVITYEIEPTHLVEKLEDSGYRYDPLTNQFR from the coding sequence ATGGAACTGAGCAATGTAAACCAATTTGATCCCCACATTTTGCTAGGTATTATCAACGAAAAGCTGCGGCTTGAATGCCACAGCTTGGATGATTTGGTGATTACCTATGAAATAGAGCCTACTCATTTAGTCGAAAAGCTAGAAGACTCAGGGTATCGTTATGACCCGCTTACCAATCAGTTTCGCTAG